One Peromyscus leucopus breed LL Stock chromosome 20, UCI_PerLeu_2.1, whole genome shotgun sequence genomic region harbors:
- the Tspyl5 gene encoding testis-specific Y-encoded-like protein 5 — MSGRSRGRRSSRAKGRGKGRARARVRAAEDEAWRDAKSPQDPQLEEDAAAAQVQADAASGGSEPAERGDDAACRVPLDCGLAMRARAADERGLGATDPALELAASLAERLATDTGFVGTVGALARLRHRTRVGNRRVPGRRAPDARSAAGRRPQATVSGKPKMGSVGPCCGVTVPGGEERKVAEKHAGSGSFAMIGSMDTLETVQLKLETMNAQADRAYLRLSRKFGQLRLHHLERRNLLIESIPGFWGKAFENHPQLSSFLNTKDKEVLTYMNRLEVEELGLARLGHKIKFYFAPNPYFQNKVLVKEYGCGPSGQVVSRSAPIQWLPGHDLQSLSKESPENNGSFFGWFSNHGSIESDKILEIINEDLWPNPLQYYLVDEEAPGEKGKEERPGPAKQPVETAAPGAKQSN; from the coding sequence ATGAGCGGCCGGAGTAGGGGTCGAAGGTCTTCCCGCGCCAAAGGCCGGGGCAAAGGCCGGGCCAGAGCCCGGGTCCGTGCCGCCGAGGACGAGGCCTGGCGCGACGCGAAGTCTCCCCAGGACCCGCAGCTGGAGGAGGACGCCGCGGCCGCGCAGGTGCAGGCCGACGCTGCTTCCGGAGGCTCGGAACCAGCCGAGCGCGGGGACGATGCGGCCTGCCGCGTCCCGCTGGACTGCGGCCTGGCGATGCGGGCTCGGGCTGCAGACGAGCGCGGGCTGGGGGCCACTGACCCAGCCCTGGAATTGGCCGCATCCCTCGCCGAGCGCCTGGCCACCGACACCGGCTTCGTTGGAACCGTGGGAGCCTTGGCGAGGCTGCGACACCGCACCCGCGTTGGAAATCGGCGAGTTCCCGGGAGGAGGGCCCCAGACGCTCGGAGCGCCGCGGGGAGGAGACCTCAGGCCACAGTCAGTGGGAAGCCAAAGATGGGCTCTGTGGGGCCATGCTGCGGGGTCACTGTCCCagggggggaggaaaggaaggtggCAGAGAAGCATGCTGGGTCAGGGTCCTTCGCGATGATAGGCAGCATGGATACCCTGGAGACGGTCCAGCTAAAGCTGGAGACCATGAATGCACAGGCCGACAGGGCCTATCTCAGGCTCTCCCGCAAGTTCGGCCAGCTGCGCCTTCACCATTTAGAGCGCAGGAACCTCCTTATCGAGAGCATCCCCGGCTTCTGGGGGAAAGCTTTTGAGAACCATCCTCAGCTGTCATCTTTTCTGAATACCAAAGATAAGGAGGTATTGACCTACATGAACAGACTGGAGGTGGAAGAGCTTGGCCTCGCTAGATTGGGCCACAAAATCAAGTTCTACTTTGCCCCAAACCCCTATTTCCAAAATAAGGTGCTCGTCAAGGAATATGGATGTGGGCCCTCCGGTCAAGTGGTGTCTCGCTCAGCTCCAATCCAGTGGCTCCCAGGTCATGATCTACAGTCTCTAAGCAAGGAAAGCCCAGAAAATAATGGTAGCTTCTTTGGGTGGTTTTCAAATCACGGCTCTATTGAGTCTGACAAGATCCTTGAGATAATCAACGAGGACCTGTGGCCCAATCCTCTGCAGTACTACCTGGTCGATGAAGAAGCCCCTGGGGAGAAAGGCAAGGAAGAAAGGCCAGGCCCAGCAAAACAGCCCGTGGAGACGGCCGCACCTGGGGCGAAGCAGTCCAACTGA